A stretch of the Vitis riparia cultivar Riparia Gloire de Montpellier isolate 1030 chromosome 13, EGFV_Vit.rip_1.0, whole genome shotgun sequence genome encodes the following:
- the LOC117928793 gene encoding aspartyl protease AED3, producing the protein MRLSFPSLFPLLCLTLLFLSLALGLSQPNCETPDQGSTLQVLHVYSPCSPFRPKEPLSWEESVLQMQAKDKARLQFLSSLVARKSVVPIASGRQIVQNPTYIVRAKIGTPAQTMLMAMDTSSDVAWIPCNGCLGCSSTLFNSPASTTYKSLGCQAAQCKQAPKPTCGGGVCSFNLTYGGSSLAANLSQDTITLATDAVPGYSFGCIQKATGGSLPAQGLLGLGRGPLSLLSQTQNLYQSTFSYCLPSFKSLNFSGSLRLGPVGQPKRIKYTPLLKNPRRPSLYFVNLMAVRVGRRVVDVPPGSFTFNPSTGAGTIFDSGTVFTRLVTPAYIAVRDAFRNRVGRNLTVTSLGGFDTCYTVPIAAPTITFMFTGMNVTLPPDNLLIHSTAGSTTCLAMAAAPDNVNSVLNVIANLQQQNHRLLYDVPNSRLGVARELCT; encoded by the exons ATGAGGCTCTCTTTCCCTTCTTTGTTTCCTCTACTCTGCCTTACCCTCCTCTTCCTCTCCCTGGCACTTGGACTCAGCCAGCCCAACTGTGAGACCCCTGACCAAGGCTCCACCCTCCAAGTCCTCCATGTCTACAGCCCTTGCTCTCCATTCAGGCCAAAAGAGCCACTGTCCTGGGAGGAGAGTGTGCTCCAAATGCAGGCCAAGGACAAGGCCAGGCTGCAGTTTTTATCTAGCCTTGTCGCCCGCAAATCTGTGGTGCCTATTGCTTCAGGCAGGCAGATCGTCCAGAACCCAACTTATATTGTGAGGGCTAAGATTGGAACTCCTGCTCAAACCATGCTCATGGCCATGGACACCAGCAGTGATGTTGCTTGGATTCCTTGCAATGGCTGTCTGGGCTGCTCCTCCACTCTCTTTAACTCTCCTGCCTCTACTACCTACAAGTCCCTTGGCTGCCAAGCTGCTCAGTGTAAGCAG GCGCCAAAACCCACATGCGGTGGGGGGGTGTGCTCATTCAACCTCACCTACGGTGGCTCCTCCTTAGCAGCCAACCTCTCACAGGACACCATCACCCTAGCCACCGATGCAGTCCCCGGCTACAGCTTCGGCTGCATACAAAAGGCCACCGGCGGATCCCTACCGGCGCAGGGCCTCCTGGGCCTAGGCCGAGGCCCCTTGTCGTTGCTGTCCCAGACCCAAAACCTATACCAATCCACATTCTCCTACTGCTTGCCTAGCTTCAAGTCCCTCAACTTCTCTGGGTCGCTGAGGTTGGGCCCAGTTGGGCAGCCCAAGAGGATCAAGTACACCCCATTGCTCAAGAACCCTAGAAGACCATCACTTTACTTTGTCAACCTTATGGCAGTTAGGGTCGGCCGGAGAGTTGTGGACGTCCCTCCAGGCTCCTTCACCTTCAACCCCTCCACCGGTGCCGGCACCATCTTTGACTCCG GGACGGTGTTCACGAGGCTCGTAACGCCGGCGTACATAGCAGTGAGAGACGCGTTCAGAAACAGGGTGGGGAGGAACTTGACAGTAACGTCACTGGGGGGATTCGACACATGCTACACGGTGCCCATAGCAGCGCCCACGATAACCTTCATGTTCACGGGCATGAACGTGACGCTGCCACCGGATAACCTGCTGATTCACAGCACCGCCGGCAGCACGACCTGCCTGGCCATGGCAGCCGCCCCTGACAACGTGAACTCGGTGCTGAACGTCATTGCCAACTTGCAGCAGCAGAACCACAGGCTCCTCTACGATGTCCCCAATTCAAGGCTGGGCGTCGCCCGTGAACTCTGCACCTGA